A single Dermacentor variabilis isolate Ectoservices chromosome 9, ASM5094787v1, whole genome shotgun sequence DNA region contains:
- the LOC142558067 gene encoding uncharacterized protein LOC142558067: MLPATAYHFALTLAAAYATPGDETNGIIPVSVDEGYCVLQTTASKNEVVRIKDKEIFGGIDPCMSFVCLAEKQVVVAEGCVPVKTQGAQCKTEPGREAPFPACCPIPWCSHEPKTLEPAPESARED, from the exons ATGCTGCCGGCGACCGCCTACCACTTCGCACTGACGCTGGCGGCCGCTTACGCGACGCCCGGTGACGAAACGAATGGCATCATACCTGTGAGCGTGGATGAAG GATACTGCGTACTGCAGACGACAGCGAGCAAGAACGAAGTCGTGAGGATTAAGGACAAGGAAATCTTTGGTGGTATCGACCCTTGCATGTCGTTCGTGTGCTTGGCCGAGAAACAGGTGGTCGTCGCCGAAGG GTGCGTTCCAGTCAAAACACAAGGGGCACAATGCAAAACAGAGCCCGGAAGGGAAGCTCCGTTTCCTGCCTGCTGTCCAATACCTTGGTGTAGCCATGAACCGAAAACTTTGGAACCAGCCCCCGAAAGTGCCCGGGAAGATTAA